The window CGCGCCGAAGAGCACGATCGACCCGATGAGCAGTCCCCGGTCGGAGAACCGGCGCACGAGCGGCGGACCGGTGAGCGCGCCGATCACACAGCCCGCGCCGAACCCGGCCTGCGCCAGTCCGTACTCGAAGGCGGGCAGCTCGAAGACGCTCAGGAGCTGGGAGTTGAGGTTGGTGGTGAACAGGCCGAGGACCAGCATCACCGGGACCATGACGATCGCCAGGAACCGCAGCGACGGCACGGCGAGCACACCGGAGATGCCGGTGCGCAGCGACTGCCAGTACCCCTCGCGGCCGCTGTCGGCGCCCCGCACGGGCACCTCCCGCAGCACCGCCATGCTGGCGAGCAGCACCGCGGAGAGCACGAACGTCGCGGCGTCAAGCACGAAGACCGCGGTGACGCTGCCGAAGGCGATGAGCAGTCCGCCGAGCGCCGGGCCCACCAGATTGAGGGTGTGGTTGGTGGACTGGAAGAGGGCGACCGCGGTCGGGATGCTGTGCCCGCGCACGATCAGCGGGATCGCGGTGATGCGGGCCGTCTCGAAGAAGGCCTTGGCGATGCCGCTGAGCAGGATGAGCAGGAGCAGCAGCAGCGGCGAGTCCCGTACGACGATCATCGCGAGCACGAGGACGACGCGGACCAGGTCCGAGCCGACCATGAGCATCCGGGCCGGCAGCCGGTCGGCCAGCGGTCCGACGAACGCGCCGAGCACGCCGAAGGGCAGCAGCTGTGCGATGACG of the Streptomyces sp. NBC_01294 genome contains:
- a CDS encoding MFS transporter, producing the protein MLELLKDRTYIRYWLAVVASFLGDAITKITLIYVVATETDDPVLYVSLVVIAQLLPFGVLGAFVGPLADRLPARMLMVGSDLVRVVLVLAMIVVRDSPLLLLLLILLSGIAKAFFETARITAIPLIVRGHSIPTAVALFQSTNHTLNLVGPALGGLLIAFGSVTAVFVLDAATFVLSAVLLASMAVLREVPVRGADSGREGYWQSLRTGISGVLAVPSLRFLAIVMVPVMLVLGLFTTNLNSQLLSVFELPAFEYGLAQAGFGAGCVIGALTGPPLVRRFSDRGLLIGSIVLFGASLLLLAPTGTAWEATDQGVLGLIVVLLWCVLAGLGSGLFQVPVANTLLSDLPEELRGRGVGLLNALMVNFTVLGVVVGGLLAGLVGIAASIVVAGAVLVAAALVLLAPGLRGGPGDKAGTPEPEAVA